A window from Pseudomonas kribbensis encodes these proteins:
- a CDS encoding DUF6124 family protein yields MFKVTPNPPLTEPTTLPDPTSPYECPGSKRFNEAAERALDYHLGPLSAHIMAAPYKPNTLYQAHPEADTESLLVDASESLGSATVMLNNHVALVEGSHRKTLQGIAQIVMIAEMAVNRALDKVVPTD; encoded by the coding sequence ATGTTCAAGGTAACGCCAAACCCACCGCTCACCGAACCCACAACCCTCCCGGATCCAACATCCCCCTACGAATGCCCCGGCTCGAAACGCTTCAACGAAGCCGCCGAACGCGCCCTCGATTATCACCTGGGCCCACTCAGCGCCCACATCATGGCCGCGCCCTACAAACCCAACACCCTCTATCAGGCTCACCCCGAAGCCGACACCGAATCCCTGCTGGTGGACGCCAGCGAATCCCTCGGCTCCGCCACCGTCATGCTCAACAATCATGTGGCACTGGTCGAGGGCAGCCACCGCAAGACTCTGCAAGGCATCGCCCAGATCGTGATGATCGCCGAAATGGCCGTTAACCGTGCGCTGGACAAAGTGGTGCCGACTGATTGA
- a CDS encoding methyl-accepting chemotaxis protein — MGVTLRDLISGIRDGVTQIASAAEELSAVTEQTSAGVNSQKVETDQVATAMHEMTATVQEVARNAEEASQAAAAADGEAREGDKVVNEAIAQIERLASEVVRSTEAMSVLQQESDKIGSVMDVIKAVAEQTNLLALNAAIEAARAGEAGRGFAVVADEVRGLAQRTQKSTEEIEGLVAGLQNGTQQVSAVMNNSRALTDSSVALTRKAGDSLENITRTVSNIQSMNQQIAAAAEQQSAVAEEISRSIINVRDVSEQTAAASDETAKSSVELARLGGQLQQMVSHFRV, encoded by the coding sequence ATGGGCGTGACCCTGCGCGACCTGATCAGCGGCATCCGCGACGGCGTGACCCAGATCGCCAGCGCCGCTGAAGAGTTGTCGGCTGTCACCGAACAGACCAGCGCCGGCGTGAACAGCCAGAAGGTCGAGACCGATCAGGTGGCCACCGCCATGCACGAGATGACTGCCACCGTGCAGGAAGTCGCGCGCAACGCCGAAGAAGCCTCGCAAGCCGCGGCCGCCGCTGATGGCGAAGCCCGCGAAGGCGACAAAGTGGTGAACGAAGCCATCGCCCAGATCGAGCGTCTGGCCAGCGAAGTGGTGCGATCCACCGAAGCCATGAGCGTGCTGCAACAGGAAAGCGACAAGATCGGCAGCGTCATGGACGTGATCAAGGCCGTGGCCGAACAGACCAACCTGCTGGCCCTCAACGCCGCCATCGAAGCCGCCCGTGCCGGTGAAGCCGGTCGCGGTTTTGCCGTGGTCGCCGACGAAGTCCGTGGCCTGGCCCAGCGCACGCAGAAATCCACCGAAGAAATCGAAGGCCTGGTGGCCGGTCTGCAAAACGGCACGCAACAGGTGTCCGCCGTGATGAACAACAGCCGCGCCCTGACCGACAGCAGCGTCGCCCTGACCCGCAAGGCCGGTGACTCCCTGGAAAACATCACCCGCACGGTGTCGAACATCCAGTCGATGAACCAGCAGATCGCCGCAGCCGCCGAACAGCAAAGCGCCGTGGCCGAAGAAATCAGCCGCAGCATCATCAACGTCCGCGACGTGTCGGAGCAGACGGCAGCGGCGAGTGATGAGACGGCCAAGTCGAGTGTTGAACTGGCTCGGTTGGGTGGTCAGTTGCAGCAGATGGTGAGTCATTTCCGCGTGTAA
- a CDS encoding histidine phosphatase family protein, with protein sequence MELRLSLFGVKRSIDLSGLARFRNTGVVLATLALVVPLTLWLLAPAAVPDLAHGNVAGAQALAAGWAKGDMIVLVRHVERCDHSPAPCLSGNDGITDRSRSVAVAVGAQFEHLGLNHADIYNSPMTRTVQTAGYMFNHATTGEDWLISCKGRMLQDALAHKVPGRNLILVTHSECMAQLEKDLKVPNSTLGYGSSLFVSAANPAAPKMLGFIEASDWRTVSTR encoded by the coding sequence GTGGAATTGAGACTGAGTCTGTTCGGCGTCAAACGCTCGATCGACCTGAGCGGTTTGGCCCGTTTTCGGAACACCGGGGTTGTTCTGGCAACCTTGGCGCTGGTGGTGCCATTGACCCTGTGGCTGCTGGCCCCGGCGGCGGTGCCTGATCTGGCCCACGGCAATGTGGCCGGTGCACAGGCGTTGGCGGCCGGTTGGGCCAAGGGCGACATGATCGTGCTGGTGCGTCATGTCGAGCGCTGCGATCACTCCCCGGCGCCGTGCCTGAGCGGCAATGACGGCATCACCGACCGTTCGCGCAGTGTCGCGGTCGCCGTCGGCGCACAGTTCGAACACCTGGGCCTGAACCATGCCGACATCTACAACAGCCCGATGACCCGCACCGTGCAGACCGCCGGTTACATGTTCAACCACGCGACGACCGGCGAAGACTGGCTGATCAGCTGCAAGGGTCGCATGTTGCAGGATGCGCTCGCGCACAAGGTCCCGGGGCGCAACCTGATCCTGGTCACCCACAGCGAATGCATGGCGCAGCTGGAAAAAGACCTCAAGGTACCTAACTCGACCCTTGGTTATGGTTCCTCACTGTTCGTTTCCGCGGCCAACCCGGCGGCTCCGAAAATGCTCGGTTTCATCGAGGCCTCCGACTGGCGCACGGTGTCCACCCGATGA
- a CDS encoding phosphatase PAP2 family protein has product MSARFYAYNFGIPLFCAAVVFLMFDMTNIDIAFSNLLFDPLTNTFPLDKIHFFETLTHKWARIIPNWTAEIALVGAMLSVVWPLVNPQKRPGLAGFLERCKVAPVLRFAADHRRDFLFVVVAFAVCTGVIHFLKAHTSVYCPIETTLYGGKMAHIEWYNNFQLFHEAGDGRCWPGGHASGGFTMLALYFAARRYQWRFSSALLWGSLLLGFVYGTTRVLQGWHYMSHTFWAGIFVWLACLLTALAFYGRARLELPVLSKRERQVFSAQPEATL; this is encoded by the coding sequence ATGAGTGCTCGCTTTTACGCTTACAACTTCGGTATCCCGCTGTTTTGTGCTGCTGTGGTGTTTCTGATGTTCGACATGACGAACATCGACATCGCCTTCAGTAATCTGCTGTTCGATCCCCTGACCAATACCTTCCCCCTCGACAAGATTCACTTCTTTGAAACGCTGACCCACAAGTGGGCGCGGATCATTCCGAACTGGACTGCTGAAATTGCCTTGGTCGGTGCGATGCTGTCGGTGGTCTGGCCGTTGGTCAATCCGCAGAAGCGCCCGGGCCTCGCCGGGTTTCTCGAGCGCTGCAAAGTGGCGCCTGTGCTGCGCTTTGCCGCTGACCATCGCCGGGATTTTCTGTTTGTGGTGGTGGCGTTCGCGGTGTGCACCGGGGTGATTCACTTCCTCAAGGCCCACACCAGCGTTTACTGCCCGATCGAGACGACGCTGTACGGCGGCAAGATGGCGCACATCGAGTGGTACAACAATTTTCAGCTGTTCCATGAAGCCGGTGACGGCCGTTGCTGGCCGGGCGGACACGCCTCCGGCGGGTTCACCATGCTGGCGCTGTATTTTGCCGCGCGGCGTTATCAGTGGCGCTTCTCCAGCGCCTTGTTGTGGGGCTCGCTGCTGCTCGGTTTCGTCTACGGCACCACACGCGTCCTGCAGGGCTGGCACTACATGTCCCACACGTTCTGGGCCGGTATCTTCGTCTGGCTGGCGTGTTTGCTGACGGCGCTGGCGTTTTATGGACGGGCGCGTCTGGAGTTGCCGGTGTTGAGCAAGCGTGAGCGACAGGTGTTCAGTGCACAGCCTGAGGCAACTCTCTGA
- a CDS encoding ArnT family glycosyltransferase, which translates to MSSRAVTSLFLLAALLFFFALGNHQLQGSTEARVAGIAMEMHLDDDWVTPRLFGEPFLEKPPLSLWLDAGAMRVFGVSPWAVRLASAVAGLLSVMILYGMLRRFGRPKAIAWTAGILLATMASYWSNVRGVGEDALLALGVTTALLAFFQAQRASTPGNSLLFIVGIAIATLSKGVLGLAMPGVVIFAYLLADNLMDKRFKLTEWLRPGLLTALGLIPLLIWLAVLYQHGGAQAVREVLLTNSVGRFSGSFVEAGHYEPFYYYIAKLPEAFLPWNILVYLGLWHFRKQLKANRYLLFFSLWIVAQFVMLTLASSKRTVYLMSMTPAAAVIAAEYAGVLFDRLKDRNSGFVGWIARHRQALAAGILTVVIASYLGAAQWALPKADKELSFLPLTEHIQSLQASGHQVALFQANERVGGASVFYTQSVLKGLDTDAQLKDFLSASPSNIAVMSGDSEPAAPLKVLKTMMVGRQAYYFVGY; encoded by the coding sequence ATGTCGTCGCGTGCCGTCACTTCCCTGTTCCTGCTTGCCGCCCTGCTGTTTTTCTTCGCGTTGGGTAACCATCAATTGCAAGGCTCCACCGAGGCCCGTGTCGCCGGCATCGCCATGGAGATGCATCTGGACGATGACTGGGTGACGCCACGTCTGTTCGGTGAACCGTTTCTGGAAAAACCACCGCTGAGTCTGTGGCTGGACGCCGGCGCGATGCGCGTGTTCGGTGTTTCGCCGTGGGCGGTGCGGCTGGCGTCGGCGGTGGCCGGTCTGCTCAGTGTGATGATTCTGTACGGCATGCTGCGGCGCTTCGGACGGCCGAAAGCGATCGCGTGGACGGCGGGGATTCTGCTGGCGACCATGGCCAGTTACTGGAGCAACGTGCGCGGGGTTGGCGAGGATGCGTTGCTCGCACTCGGCGTGACCACGGCGTTGCTGGCGTTTTTCCAGGCGCAACGCGCTTCGACGCCGGGTAATTCGTTGCTGTTTATCGTCGGGATTGCCATCGCTACCCTGAGCAAAGGCGTGCTCGGTCTGGCGATGCCGGGGGTGGTGATTTTCGCTTACCTGCTGGCCGACAACCTGATGGACAAGCGCTTCAAACTGACCGAGTGGCTGCGGCCCGGTTTGTTGACCGCGCTCGGGCTGATTCCGCTGCTGATCTGGCTCGCGGTGCTCTATCAGCACGGCGGCGCCCAGGCGGTCAGAGAAGTCTTGCTGACCAACAGCGTCGGGCGTTTCAGCGGTTCCTTCGTCGAAGCCGGGCACTATGAGCCGTTCTACTACTACATCGCCAAACTGCCTGAAGCGTTCCTGCCCTGGAACATTCTGGTGTACCTGGGGCTGTGGCATTTCCGTAAACAATTGAAGGCCAATCGTTACCTGCTGTTTTTCAGCCTGTGGATCGTTGCGCAGTTCGTCATGCTGACCCTGGCGTCGAGCAAGCGCACCGTGTACCTGATGTCGATGACGCCAGCGGCGGCAGTGATTGCGGCCGAATATGCAGGCGTACTGTTCGACAGGTTGAAGGACCGTAACAGCGGGTTTGTCGGATGGATCGCCCGTCATCGTCAGGCATTGGCGGCCGGTATCCTGACCGTGGTGATCGCCAGCTACCTCGGTGCCGCGCAATGGGCACTGCCGAAGGCGGACAAGGAATTGTCGTTCCTGCCACTGACCGAACATATCCAGAGCCTGCAAGCCAGCGGACATCAGGTCGCGCTGTTCCAGGCCAACGAACGGGTCGGCGGCGCCAGCGTGTTCTACACCCAGAGCGTCCTCAAGGGCCTGGATACCGATGCGCAACTGAAGGATTTCCTCAGTGCCTCGCCTTCGAACATCGCGGTGATGTCGGGGGACAGCGAGCCCGCCGCCCCGTTGAAAGTCCTCAAGACCATGATGGTCGGGCGCCAGGCGTACTACTTCGTAGGCTATTGA
- the rimJ gene encoding ribosomal protein S5-alanine N-acetyltransferase encodes MPLLTLPCQRLTLAVLSPDQASLESDFYQRNQRHLAPWSPIRTTDYFSTEQIRRRLEVQASAFDAGLAVHMALLTPDGQQMIGACNFSGIIRGAFQACYLGYHIDAAHQGQGLMQEALESAIAYMFETQNLHRIMANYIPGNERSARLLERLGFEKEGYAKAYLNIAGRWQDHVLTALVNPGFEAPDQRWSRRLA; translated from the coding sequence ATGCCGCTGTTGACCCTCCCCTGCCAACGCCTGACGCTCGCGGTGCTCTCCCCGGACCAAGCGTCTCTGGAAAGCGATTTCTACCAACGCAACCAACGCCATCTCGCCCCGTGGTCACCGATCCGCACCACCGATTATTTCTCCACCGAACAGATCCGCCGACGCCTCGAAGTCCAGGCCAGCGCTTTCGATGCCGGGTTGGCGGTGCATATGGCGCTGCTGACTCCCGACGGCCAGCAAATGATCGGCGCCTGCAATTTCAGCGGGATCATTCGTGGCGCGTTCCAGGCGTGTTATCTGGGTTATCACATCGATGCAGCTCATCAGGGTCAGGGTTTGATGCAAGAGGCGCTGGAGTCCGCCATCGCGTACATGTTCGAGACCCAGAATCTGCACCGGATCATGGCCAATTACATTCCCGGCAATGAACGCAGTGCGCGGTTGCTTGAGCGCCTTGGGTTCGAGAAAGAAGGCTACGCCAAGGCGTATCTGAACATTGCCGGGCGTTGGCAGGATCATGTGCTGACGGCTCTGGTCAACCCGGGGTTTGAAGCGCCGGATCAGCGCTGGTCGCGACGACTCGCGTGA
- a CDS encoding DUF6124 family protein: MKKDTPDPSENSPVAESRTISTSERPITVARRRNSRLLPVDQIFSVRPDVDLVTLLTHASQNLAALNMMAHDLVHRPDEVQRARIVAMHQLAGLAEMLVSSALSKLDPLQQAADSKPVICH, translated from the coding sequence ATGAAAAAAGACACCCCCGATCCATCCGAAAATTCCCCGGTTGCCGAGTCCAGGACGATCTCGACTTCCGAACGGCCAATTACCGTTGCCCGCAGGCGCAATTCCCGGCTCCTTCCGGTCGATCAGATCTTCAGCGTGCGTCCCGACGTCGATCTGGTCACGCTGTTGACCCACGCCAGCCAGAATCTCGCGGCGCTCAATATGATGGCGCATGATCTCGTCCATCGACCGGATGAGGTGCAACGGGCGCGGATCGTTGCGATGCATCAGTTGGCGGGGTTGGCGGAGATGCTGGTCAGCAGCGCCCTGAGCAAACTTGACCCACTGCAGCAGGCGGCCGATTCGAAGCCGGTTATCTGCCACTGA
- a CDS encoding DNA-methyltransferase: protein MTRIAPGCIRDSIFDFLSTTDSAPIKEIHKAVETRLGTVAQSSVRSYLNLNEPEVFERVERGRYKLAGRTSPQIELLKEQPTFNFDKSSLVSSDCFDWLREQPSKSVHAIVTDPPYGLVEYTNAEQAKLRAGKGGVWRIPPAFDGHQRAPLPRFTTLTDGDRDAMHVFFLDLARHIARVAVPGANIVVASNPLLAHIVASAMSEGGLELRGYISRLVMTMRGGDRPKNAHEEFSGVSVMPRSMHEPWVVLRAPLEGRVQDNLRKWGTGGFRRISEDRPFGDVIRSHPTPASEKRIAPHPSLKPQGFLRQLVRASLPLSEGIVYDPFAGSGSTLAAANAVGYQSIGTERDGDYFRLATEAIPQLSKLKIKDIDTV, encoded by the coding sequence ATGACGCGAATAGCACCAGGTTGCATTAGGGATTCAATCTTTGATTTTTTATCGACTACTGATTCAGCACCAATCAAAGAGATACATAAAGCTGTTGAAACCCGATTAGGCACCGTAGCTCAGTCTTCGGTTCGCTCATATTTAAACTTAAATGAGCCTGAGGTTTTTGAAAGAGTCGAAAGAGGAAGATATAAGTTAGCTGGACGTACCTCCCCTCAGATCGAACTTTTAAAAGAACAACCTACCTTCAACTTTGATAAATCCAGCCTTGTTTCATCTGATTGCTTCGATTGGCTCCGTGAACAGCCTTCGAAATCAGTCCATGCGATTGTGACTGATCCGCCCTATGGGTTGGTTGAGTATACAAACGCTGAGCAAGCTAAGCTGCGAGCGGGTAAAGGTGGGGTATGGCGCATACCTCCAGCGTTCGACGGTCATCAACGAGCGCCTCTGCCTAGGTTCACCACCTTAACGGATGGTGATCGAGACGCGATGCATGTTTTCTTCTTAGATTTAGCCCGGCACATCGCTAGGGTGGCAGTCCCAGGAGCGAATATCGTTGTTGCATCCAACCCTTTGCTTGCTCATATTGTCGCATCTGCGATGAGTGAGGGTGGCTTAGAGTTAAGGGGCTACATTAGTCGTCTGGTGATGACAATGCGGGGTGGCGATAGACCAAAAAACGCCCATGAAGAATTCTCAGGTGTCAGCGTTATGCCCCGCTCCATGCATGAGCCTTGGGTAGTCCTACGCGCCCCACTAGAAGGTCGAGTGCAGGACAACCTGAGAAAATGGGGCACTGGTGGATTCAGGCGTATTTCTGAAGATAGACCTTTTGGCGATGTCATCCGGTCTCACCCGACTCCCGCAAGCGAAAAGCGTATTGCACCCCACCCCTCATTAAAGCCTCAAGGTTTTTTGAGACAACTGGTCCGAGCCTCATTACCTTTGAGTGAGGGGATTGTTTACGACCCATTTGCAGGATCAGGATCTACCCTGGCAGCTGCGAATGCCGTTGGATATCAAAGCATCGGCACCGAGCGAGATGGGGACTATTTCCGGCTCGCCACAGAAGCGATACCTCAGCTCAGTAAACTAAAAATCAAGGATATTGACACAGTTTGA
- a CDS encoding transposase, with amino-acid sequence MKAVEAKGWYYVGRVRNRDLYRSDAHTWLPVINLYTLASASPKSLGRIEMTQSAPHFIHLYCVRHSAKGRKHQLVTGSIAKNKLSRQSAIREREPWFLASNLPKDQWNPSKVVAIYKQRMQIEEDGKGGDGKGDRFISGKGDRFIMNEINLSPFSIGFACLFHD; translated from the coding sequence ATCAAAGCTGTCGAGGCAAAAGGCTGGTATTACGTGGGGCGAGTGCGTAACCGAGACCTCTATCGTAGCGACGCACACACTTGGCTGCCGGTTATAAACCTTTACACCCTGGCATCGGCGTCACCGAAATCACTGGGGCGGATCGAGATGACCCAAAGTGCTCCGCACTTCATCCATTTGTACTGTGTCAGGCATTCAGCGAAGGGTCGCAAACACCAGCTTGTCACGGGCTCAATCGCCAAAAACAAACTCAGCAGGCAGTCAGCCATCCGTGAACGCGAGCCCTGGTTTTTGGCCAGTAACCTGCCGAAAGATCAATGGAACCCATCGAAAGTCGTGGCCATCTACAAGCAGCGCATGCAGATAGAAGAAGACGGAAAAGGGGGCGACGGAAAAGGGGACAGATTTATAAGCGGAAAAGGGGACAGATTTATTATGAATGAAATCAATCTCTCCCCTTTTTCAATTGGCTTCGCGTGTCTTTTTCATGACTGA
- a CDS encoding cysteine hydrolase family protein, producing MRQALLIIDVQPCFSPPQWLVDGIQSLIGKLPSVATVERHDESRTPFQRQIGWHPAPDDDSLIPADRIFIKYGYAPSPDTIEYLKSLNLDRVLVCGLQTETCCLAAGFALFDAGLQPTLLMDLTVGSSLDRSGGLGVRLWEHHFKHTLSSSELRSCLQASQEVSCSTRRLS from the coding sequence ATGCGCCAGGCACTGTTGATCATCGACGTACAACCCTGCTTTTCCCCGCCGCAATGGCTGGTCGACGGCATTCAATCGCTGATCGGCAAACTGCCGAGCGTCGCCACGGTCGAACGTCACGACGAAAGCCGCACCCCTTTCCAGCGACAGATCGGCTGGCACCCCGCGCCGGACGATGACAGCCTGATCCCTGCGGATCGTATTTTCATCAAGTACGGTTATGCGCCGTCGCCGGACACGATCGAGTACCTGAAAAGTCTTAATCTGGATCGCGTGCTGGTTTGTGGCCTGCAGACCGAGACTTGCTGCCTCGCTGCTGGATTTGCGCTGTTTGATGCTGGGTTGCAGCCGACGTTGCTGATGGATCTGACGGTGGGTTCGTCGCTGGATCGTTCGGGTGGGCTGGGTGTGCGGCTGTGGGAACATCACTTCAAGCACACACTGTCGTCGAGTGAACTTCGCTCCTGCCTGCAGGCGTCCCAGGAAGTGTCCTGCAGCACGCGTCGACTTTCATGA
- a CDS encoding FAD-binding and (Fe-S)-binding domain-containing protein, translated as MTLPATFLRDAQQLIPAERRFDDPLSTLAFGTDASFYRLIPQLVIRVESEDEVVALLKLAQRDQVPVTFRAAGTSLSGQAISDSVLIVLGDNWNAREIRGQGTQIRLQPGVIGAQANAWLAPFGRKIGPDPASINACKIGGIVANNASGMCCGTAQNTYHTLAGIRLVLADGTRLDTEDAASVAAFRTSHGELLERLATLGRETRANAELAARIRHKYRLKNTTGLSLNALVDFDEPVDILSHLLVGSEGTLGFISAVTYDTVIDHPNKASALIVFPDVETCCNAVTVLKSQPVSAVELLDRRSLRSVQDKPGMPDFVQHLSNNACALLIESRAASSTLLQEQLAQIMASLNGFLVEKQVDFTEDPIENARLWAIRKDTFPAVGAVRKTGTTVIIEDVTFPVEQLAIGVNRLIELFDKHHYDEAILFGHALEGNLHFVFTQGFNSPEEVARYQAFMDDVAQLVAVEFGGSLKAEHGTGRNMAPFVELEWGSDAYQLMWQLKRLLDPQGILNPDVVLSEDPQIHLKHLKPLPAADEIVDKCIECGFCEPVCPSKGLTLSPRQRIVIWRDIQARKRAGIDTTELEKAYEYQGIDTCAATGLCAQRCPVGINTGELVKKLRARNATHAKTANWIEGNFATTLQGARFTLHVANGARMLLGAPRLAKLSATLTRLSKGQVPQWTNAMPQPEKAIRLNPTISDERPRVVYLAACVSRVMGPAAGDKEQMSLYDKTRGLLEKAGYQVVFPDNLDNLCCGQPFASKGYAEQAEHKRQELIGALLHASRGGLDPIYCDTSPCTLRLVQDVGNVRLDLYDPVRFIRTHLMDRLDFTPQEAPIAVHVTCSTQHLGESQALIELARKCSKNVVIPEGIHCCGFAGDKGFTTPELNSHSLRTLKDAVQHCSEGISTSLTCEIGLTQHGGIDYHGLVYLVDRVTRAKPRETAI; from the coding sequence ATGACCTTACCGGCGACTTTCCTGCGCGACGCGCAACAACTGATTCCGGCCGAACGGCGTTTCGACGATCCGCTGTCAACACTGGCCTTCGGCACCGACGCCAGTTTCTACCGACTGATTCCGCAACTGGTGATCCGCGTCGAGTCCGAAGACGAAGTGGTGGCGCTGCTGAAACTGGCCCAGCGCGATCAGGTCCCGGTGACCTTCCGCGCCGCCGGCACCAGCCTGTCCGGCCAGGCGATCAGCGATTCGGTGCTGATCGTGCTTGGGGATAACTGGAATGCCCGGGAGATTCGCGGGCAAGGCACGCAAATCCGCCTGCAACCGGGCGTGATCGGTGCCCAGGCCAACGCCTGGCTCGCGCCATTCGGGCGCAAGATCGGTCCGGATCCGGCGTCGATCAACGCCTGCAAGATCGGCGGCATCGTTGCCAACAACGCCAGCGGCATGTGCTGCGGCACTGCACAAAACACCTACCACACGCTGGCCGGAATTCGTCTGGTGCTGGCCGACGGCACGCGCTTGGACACCGAAGACGCCGCCAGCGTCGCGGCATTTCGCACAAGCCACGGCGAGTTGCTGGAACGCTTGGCGACATTAGGCCGCGAGACCCGCGCCAATGCCGAACTCGCCGCACGAATCCGCCACAAATACCGTCTGAAAAATACCACCGGCCTGTCACTCAATGCCCTGGTGGATTTCGATGAGCCTGTGGATATCTTGAGCCACTTGCTGGTCGGCTCCGAAGGCACCCTCGGCTTTATCAGCGCGGTGACTTACGACACGGTGATCGACCACCCGAACAAGGCCTCGGCGCTGATCGTTTTCCCCGACGTGGAAACCTGCTGCAACGCCGTCACCGTGCTGAAAAGCCAACCGGTATCCGCCGTGGAACTGCTCGACCGCCGCAGCTTGCGCTCGGTGCAGGACAAACCCGGCATGCCGGATTTCGTACAGCACCTGTCGAACAATGCCTGCGCGTTGTTGATCGAATCCCGCGCTGCCTCTTCCACTTTGCTGCAAGAGCAACTAGCGCAGATCATGGCGTCGCTCAACGGCTTCCTGGTGGAAAAACAGGTCGATTTCACCGAGGACCCGATCGAGAACGCCCGCCTCTGGGCGATCCGCAAAGACACCTTCCCCGCCGTCGGCGCCGTGCGCAAGACCGGCACCACGGTGATCATCGAGGACGTCACCTTCCCGGTGGAACAACTGGCGATCGGCGTGAACCGTCTGATCGAGCTGTTCGACAAACATCACTACGACGAAGCGATCCTTTTCGGACACGCGCTGGAAGGTAATCTGCACTTCGTCTTCACCCAAGGCTTCAACAGCCCGGAAGAAGTCGCACGCTATCAGGCGTTCATGGACGACGTGGCGCAACTGGTGGCCGTGGAGTTCGGCGGCTCACTGAAGGCCGAGCACGGCACCGGGCGCAACATGGCGCCGTTTGTTGAACTGGAATGGGGCAGCGATGCCTATCAATTGATGTGGCAGCTCAAGCGACTGCTCGACCCTCAGGGCATTCTCAACCCGGACGTGGTGCTCAGCGAAGATCCGCAGATCCACCTCAAACACCTGAAGCCGCTGCCTGCCGCCGACGAGATTGTGGACAAGTGCATCGAGTGCGGTTTCTGCGAGCCGGTTTGTCCATCGAAGGGCCTGACCCTCAGTCCACGTCAGCGCATCGTGATCTGGCGCGACATTCAGGCAAGAAAGCGCGCAGGGATCGACACCACCGAACTGGAAAAAGCCTACGAGTACCAGGGCATCGACACTTGCGCCGCGACCGGTTTGTGCGCGCAACGCTGCCCTGTAGGTATCAACACCGGTGAGCTGGTGAAAAAGCTCCGTGCCCGCAACGCCACGCATGCGAAAACCGCCAACTGGATCGAAGGAAATTTCGCCACCACCCTGCAAGGGGCGCGCTTCACCCTGCACGTGGCCAACGGTGCACGGATGTTGTTGGGGGCGCCGCGTCTGGCGAAGCTGTCGGCGACGCTGACGCGCCTGTCCAAGGGCCAGGTGCCGCAATGGACCAACGCCATGCCGCAGCCGGAAAAAGCCATTCGCCTCAATCCGACAATCTCGGACGAACGCCCGCGTGTGGTGTATCTGGCGGCCTGCGTATCTCGTGTAATGGGGCCGGCAGCCGGCGACAAGGAGCAGATGTCGCTGTACGACAAAACCCGTGGCCTGCTGGAAAAGGCCGGTTATCAGGTGGTGTTCCCGGACAATCTGGACAACCTCTGCTGTGGCCAGCCTTTCGCGTCCAAAGGCTATGCCGAACAGGCCGAGCACAAGCGTCAGGAGCTGATTGGCGCCTTACTGCACGCCAGCCGTGGCGGGCTCGATCCGATCTATTGCGACACCAGCCCCTGCACTTTGCGACTGGTGCAGGATGTGGGAAATGTTCGCCTTGATCTGTATGACCCTGTGCGTTTTATCCGTACGCATCTGATGGATCGTCTGGATTTCACTCCGCAAGAAGCACCGATTGCCGTTCATGTGACATGCAGCACGCAGCACCTGGGGGAAAGCCAGGCGTTGATCGAACTGGCGCGCAAGTGCAGCAAGAACGTGGTCATCCCTGAAGGCATTCATTGCTGCGGCTTTGCCGGCGACAAGGGCTTCACCACGCCGGAGCTGAACAGCCATTCTCTGCGCACTCTCAAGGATGCGGTGCAGCATTGCAGCGAAGGGATCTCCACCAGCCTCACCTGTGAGATCGGTCTGACGCAACATGGCGGAATCGACTACCACGGACTGGTCTACCTGGTGGATCGAGTGACCCGGGCCAAACCCCGTGAAACCGCCATTTGA